The following proteins are co-located in the Motilibacter rhizosphaerae genome:
- a CDS encoding MoaD/ThiS family protein — protein MAIEVRIPTILRQYTDGAKAVEGAGGTLDELIADLESRHPGLRDRLVDGDALRRFVNVYLNDEDVRFLGGLQAPVEDGDNVTVLPAVAGG, from the coding sequence GTGGCCATCGAGGTGCGGATCCCGACGATCCTCCGGCAGTACACCGACGGCGCGAAGGCCGTCGAGGGGGCGGGCGGCACGCTCGACGAGCTCATCGCCGACCTCGAGTCCCGCCACCCCGGCCTGCGCGACCGCCTGGTCGACGGCGACGCGCTGCGCCGGTTCGTCAACGTCTACCTCAACGACGAGGACGTCCGCTTCCTCGGCGGGCTGCAGGCACCGGTCGAGGACGGCGACAACGTCACCGTCCTCCCCGCGGTCGCCGGCGGCTGA
- a CDS encoding PLP-dependent cysteine synthase family protein → MRFDSLLDSVGRTPLVGLPRLSPSPEVRLWAKLEDRNPTGSVKDRPALRMVEEAERSGLLQPGMTILEPTSGNTGISLAMAAKLKGYRIVCVMPENTSPERAQLLRMWGAEISFSPAAGGSNEAVRVAKAMAAEHPDWVMLYQYGNPANALAHYEGTGPELLEDLPTITHFVAGLGTTGTLMGVGRFLREKVPGVEIVAAEPRYGELVYGLRNLDEGFVPELYDASVLTTRFSVGPRDALKRTRELLTQEGIFAGISTGAIVHAALGVARRCVKEGRRADIALIVCDGGWKYLSTGAYEGELDEAEESIEGQLWA, encoded by the coding sequence GTGCGCTTCGACTCCCTGCTCGACTCTGTCGGGCGCACACCGCTGGTGGGCCTGCCCCGCCTCTCCCCGTCGCCCGAGGTGCGGCTCTGGGCCAAGCTCGAGGACCGCAACCCGACCGGCTCGGTCAAGGACCGCCCGGCCCTGCGCATGGTCGAGGAGGCCGAGCGCTCCGGGCTGCTGCAGCCCGGCATGACGATCCTCGAGCCGACGTCCGGCAACACCGGCATCTCGCTGGCGATGGCGGCGAAGCTCAAGGGCTACCGGATCGTCTGCGTGATGCCGGAGAACACCTCGCCCGAGCGCGCCCAGCTGCTGCGCATGTGGGGTGCGGAGATCTCGTTCTCGCCGGCGGCCGGCGGGTCGAACGAGGCGGTCCGCGTCGCGAAGGCGATGGCGGCCGAGCACCCCGACTGGGTGATGCTCTACCAGTACGGCAACCCCGCCAACGCGCTCGCGCACTACGAGGGCACCGGCCCCGAGCTGCTCGAGGACCTGCCGACGATCACGCACTTCGTGGCCGGGCTCGGCACGACCGGCACGCTCATGGGCGTCGGCCGCTTCCTCCGCGAGAAGGTGCCGGGCGTCGAGATCGTCGCCGCGGAGCCGCGCTACGGCGAGCTGGTCTACGGCCTGCGCAACCTCGACGAGGGGTTCGTGCCCGAGCTGTACGACGCCTCGGTGCTGACCACGCGGTTCTCCGTGGGCCCGCGCGACGCGCTGAAGCGCACCCGCGAGCTGCTCACGCAGGAGGGGATCTTCGCCGGCATCTCCACCGGCGCGATCGTCCACGCCGCGCTCGGCGTTGCGAGGCGCTGCGTCAAGGAGGGCCGGCGCGCCGACATCGCGCTGATCGTGTGCGACGGGGGCTGGAAGTACCTCTCCACCGGGGCGTACGAGGGCGAGCTCGACGAGGCCGAGGAGTCGATCGAGGGCCAGCTCTGGGCGTGA
- a CDS encoding Mov34/MPN/PAD-1 family protein — MLQLPRALHDAMVAHARRDHPDEACGLLAGPLGSDRPTRIVEMLNAARSPTFYEFDSMEQLQVWRELDDRDEEPVVIYHSHTATEAYPSRTDVSLASEPGAHYVLVSTADPETAVVRSYRIVDGEVTEEPVELVD; from the coding sequence GTGCTCCAGCTCCCGCGCGCGCTCCACGACGCGATGGTCGCCCACGCCCGCCGCGACCACCCCGACGAGGCCTGCGGCCTGCTCGCCGGGCCCCTCGGCTCCGACCGCCCGACGCGCATCGTCGAGATGCTCAACGCGGCCCGCTCGCCCACGTTCTACGAGTTCGACTCGATGGAGCAGCTGCAGGTCTGGCGCGAGCTCGACGACCGCGACGAGGAGCCCGTCGTGATCTACCACTCGCACACGGCCACCGAGGCGTACCCCTCGCGCACGGACGTGTCGCTCGCCTCCGAGCCGGGCGCGCACTACGTGCTGGTCTCGACCGCGGACCCGGAGACCGCGGTGGTCCGGTCGTACCGGATCGTCGACGGGGAGGTCACCGAGGAGCCCGTCGAGCTCGTCGACTGA
- a CDS encoding DUF2017 domain-containing protein: protein MSGPVRRRRDGTVELDLEPAAVSVLRGVLTEMLDLLEPEEGPPPSDPLSAALAIGVSTAPPEDPALRRLLPDAYPDDPEASGDFRRYTELGLRERKRTAASTALASLPAEGEEPRGPLRLRHDVVLAWLGALNDARLALGTRLGVDEDWEATASRLSPDDPRQYAYAVYEFLTDVQELLVRALG from the coding sequence GTGAGCGGGCCCGTCCGCCGTCGCCGCGACGGCACCGTGGAGCTCGACCTCGAGCCCGCCGCCGTCTCCGTGCTGCGCGGCGTGCTCACCGAGATGCTCGACCTGCTCGAGCCGGAGGAGGGGCCGCCGCCGAGCGACCCGCTCTCCGCGGCGCTCGCCATCGGCGTCAGCACCGCACCGCCCGAGGACCCGGCGCTGCGGCGGCTGCTGCCCGACGCGTACCCCGACGACCCGGAGGCGTCCGGCGACTTCCGGCGCTACACCGAGCTCGGGCTGCGCGAGCGCAAGCGGACGGCGGCGAGCACCGCGCTCGCGTCGCTGCCGGCCGAGGGGGAGGAGCCGCGCGGCCCGCTGCGGCTGCGCCACGACGTCGTGCTCGCCTGGCTCGGCGCGCTCAACGACGCGCGGCTGGCGCTCGGCACCCGGCTCGGCGTCGACGAGGACTGGGAGGCCACGGCGTCCCGGTTGTCCCCCGACGACCCGCGCCAGTACGCGTACGCCGTCTACGAGTTCCTCACCGACGTCCAGGAGCTGCTGGTCAGGGCGCTGGGCTAG